The nucleotide sequence GAAGTCTTCGTCGACCTGGGTGCGGTGGGCGAGGCTCTCGGCGTCCAGACGCTCCCGCTCGGCCTTCGTCTGGCTGGTCAGCGTCTCCGCGGCAGCGGTGGCCTCGCGGACCGTCAGCTCGGCCTCTTCGCGGGCCCGGGCCGTCTCCATCTCGGCGTGGGCCTTCGCCGCCGAAACGGTGCGTTCGGCCTCCGCGTTGGCCTCCTGGAGCACGCGTGCTGCCTCCTCCTGCGCCTGGGTGGTGGTGTCCAATGCTTCCGACGTGGCTTCCGCGATCAGGCCGTGGACCTGTTCGGCCAACTGCTTCCGGGTGTGCTCGCGTTCGCTGTCGAACGCCGCGCGGGCGGCCGAGGCCTCGGACAGCGACGTCTCGAGCTTGCCGCGCATGCGGTCGGCGTCGGCCTCGGCCCTGGCGCGGATCTCGCCGGCTTCTTCCTCGGCCAACCGGATCATCCGCTGCATGCGATCGGACAGGTTGGCCATCGAGACCGGCTCGAGGGCGTTCCGGTCGAGCTGCGCCCGCAAGGTGTCGGCCTCGGCCTGCGCGGCGGCCAACTGACTGCCCAGCTCGTTCAGCCGCTGGTTGGTGGCATCGCGATTCGCGGTGGTGATCCGCAGGTCGTATTCCAGGCGTTCCAGGTGCGCGGTGACCTGTTCGGGTGAGTAGCCGCGACGCACCACATCGAAGGGGGCTTGTGCGGGGAGCCAATCACCGGAAGTCATGCTCCCAGTGTTCCATCTGCAGCCGCGGGAACGGTACTGCCCGGCCGAACCTCGACGGACTTGTGATCCTCCGCCCGGCGGGCCCGCTACTGCACTGCTGCTGCGCCGCTACTCGGGTACCGCAGTTGCGGGCTCGACCAGCTCGACCAGCACCCCGCCGGTGTCCTTCGGATGCACGAAGTTGATCCTGGACCCGGCCGTTCCCCGGCGTGGTTCTGCGAAGAGCAGCCGGAGGCCGGCCCGTCGAAGCCTGGCGGAAACGGCCTCGACGTCGGTCACCCGGTAGGCCAGCTGCTGGAGGCCAGGGCCGTTGCGATCGATGAACTTCGCGATGGTCGACGCTGCGTCGAGGGGGGCCAGCAGCTGGATCTGTGCGCCAGTTCCGTAGGAGATCATCGCCTCCTCGACACCCTGATCGGTATTGATCTCCCGGTGCGAGACGCTCCCGCCGAGTACCGAGGTGTGGAACGCGATCGCGGCCTCGAGATCGGGGACGGCGATGCCGACGTGATCGACGCAGACGATGGATTCGTCATCGAGCAGGGACGATGCGGTCGGGATGTTCATGGCCGTCAGGCTAGCGCCCGACCACCCCGCGCTGCCCGGCCACCCAAGCTGCCCGGCCCACGAGGTGGCGGGCAGCGCATAGTAGCGTCGGGGCATGGGATCAACGGTGATCATTGCCGGCGCTCGTACGCCGATGGGTCGACTCTCCGGCGCTCTGGCCGGGGCCACCGCGGTACAGCTCGGCGGGGTCGCGATCGCCGGTGCCCTGCAGCGCAGCGGCGTCCCGGCCGCTGACGTCCAGTACGTGATCATGGGCCAGGTACTGCAGGCCGGGTGCGGGCAGATTCCCGCTCGGCAGGCCGCGGTGGCCGGTGGGATCGCGATGGACGTGCCGGCCCTGACCGTCAACAAGGTCTGCCTGTCCGGCCTGGACGCGATCGCTCTGGCCGACCAGCTGATCCGGGCCGGCGAGTTCGACGTCGTGGTGGCCGGTGGCATGGAGTCGATGACCAGGGCGCCCCATCTGCTGCCGAACTCCAGGGCCGGCTTCAAGTTCGGTGACGTCACGCTCCTGGATCACACCGACTTCGACGGACTGCGGGACGCTTTCACCGATCAGGCGATGGGCGCGCTGACCGAACAGGTCAACGACCGCACGCCGCTGACCAGGCGGGAACAGGACACCTTCGCGGCGCGCTCGCACCAGCGTGCGGCGGCGGCGGTCACTGCAGGCCTGTTCGCGCAGGAAATCGTCCCGGTCACCATCGCGGGCCGCCGGGGTGATGTGGTGGTGGACACCGACGAGGGGATTCGTCCCGAGACCACCGTGGAGGTACTGGCCAAGCTCCGGCCGGCCTTCCGCGGCGACGGCTCGATCACCGCCGGTTCTGCGTCACCGATCTCCGACGGGGCGGCCGCGGTGGTCGTCGTGCGCAAGGAATGGGCGCAGAGCCGGGGCCTGACGTGGATCGCCGAGATCGAGGCGCACGGCGTGGTCGCCGGGCCCGACTCGTCGCTCCAACTCCAGCCGGCCAATGCCATCAGGGCGGCCTGCGCCAAGGCCGGGATCGGTACCGACGAACTCGACCTGATCGAGATCAACGAGGCCTTCGCCGCCGTCGGGATCGCCTCGTCCCGTGATCTGCAGATCTCCGAGGAACGGGTCAACGTCAACGGCGGCGCCATCGCCCTCGGACACCCGATCGGTGCCTCGGGGGCCCGGCTCGTGCTGCACCTGGCGATGGAGCTGGGGCGTCGCGGCGGCGGGATCGGAGCGGCGGCCCTGTGCGGTGGCGGCGGCCAGGGGGACGCCCTGGTGATCTCGGTACCCCGACACGGGTGAGCCACCCGCCACGACTCAGGCGAAGTCGCCCGCCGACCGCCTGACCTCGGTCAGCAGCCGGGACAGCTGCGCGGACTCGTCGTCGGTCAAGCCGAACAGGCCGAAGTTCGCCCTTGTGACGGCCTCGGTGGCCGCCGTCAGCCTGGTGCGGCCGGTCTCGGTGAGCTCCACCAGCGTGGTGCGGCGATCGCTCGGGTGCGGTAGCCGGCGGGCCAGACCGTCCGCCTCCAGCCGGTCGACGATGTTGGTGATCGAGGTCGGGTGAAGCTGGAGGCGTTCGCCCATCATCCGCATCGGCAACGAGCCGCGCCGGGAGAAGGACAGCAGCACCAGCGCCTCGTACCGGGCGAAGGTCAGACCGTGGGGCTTCAGCGCCTCGTCGACGCTGGCCTGCAGGATCTGCTGGACCCGCATGATGTTGGTGACGGCCGACATCGCCCCGTTCGGTCCGATCCGTTCGGCCCAGGTCTGCGCGGCCTTGGCGATCGGATCGAACGGCAGCGCGCGGGTCGGAGCGTTCGAGGTCATTTGTCGACGTTAGCAAGAGGGCTCTGGACCCGGACACCCCGAGCGTGCCCTCCCGTCCGCTGTCGGGGTGCCCGCGTAACGTTCCCGACAGCGACGGACTTGCCCGTCGGGCAACGGGATTCAGGAGAATGCAGCCGACATGACCAGCACGGATCCCTTCGCCCACGGCCCGGCGTGGCACACCGGCACCCTGGTCGGATTCGATCTGGAGACCACCGGGGTCGACACCACCACGGACCGGGTGGTGACGGCGGCGGTCGTGTACGTGGCTCCGACCGGAGAGGTGGTCCGGTCGCGGCACTGGCTGCTCGATCCGGGTGTTCCGATTCCGGCGGCGGCCTCCGCGGTGCACGGCGTGAGCACGCAGGAGGCCAGGGGGTCCGGCATGTCCGCCGGCCGGGGTGTCTCCGAGATCATCGACGAATTGGAAGGCGCCTGGCGCTCCGGGCTTCCCGTCGTCATCTTCAACGCCCCCTACGACCTGACGTTGCTCGATGCCGAGGCGGCCAGGCATCGGCTTCCCCGGCTGGCCACGCGTCCCTGGTGGCCTGATGCGACCGTCGTCGATCCGCTCGTCATCGATCGTGGGGTCGACCGCTATCGCAAGGGAAAGCGGACGCTCGGGGCGACGGCCGAGTTCTACCGCGCGGAGGCCAGGGATGCACACTCAGCGCTCGGTGATGCCGCGGCGGCGGTCGCGGTGGCCAGGGCGATGGCGGCCGGGCACGAGTTGATCGCCAGGGCCGACGCCCCGACCCTGCACAGCGCGCAGGTCGGCTGGCACCACGACTGGGCGGTGCACCTGCAGGCCTACCTGTGTTCCAGAGGCAAGCTCGGCACGGTCATCGACAAGGCGTGGCCGATGCGGGAGCCGGTGGTCGGCCGGCACCGGGCGCCGGAGCCCGTGGCCCGGCCGGCTGTGGCCGGCGGTCGGCATCGCGACACCCGGGCGGCGTGACAAAATGTCGTCATGACCCGTCCGGACCGTCGCCAGCAGGCTGCGCTTTCCACCGCCTTCGCCGGTGCCATCGACCTTTCCGCCCTGAAGAACAAGCCGGCTCCCGGCGGCGCGCCCGCCGCGCCGGCGAAGCCCTTGTCCAAGTACAACATCGACGTCAACGAGGCCAGCTTCGGCGAGGTGGTGCAGGCCTCGACCGAGGTCATGGTGGTGTTCGACCTCTGGTCCTCGCGCTCCACCCTGTCGGCGTCGCTGTCGGCCGTCTTCAACGACGTGGTGGACACCGGCCACGGTGCCTGGGTCCTGGCCAGGGTCGACGTCGACGCCAACCCACGGGTGGCCCAGGCCTTCCAGGCCCGCGAGATCCCGACCATCATCGCGGTGGCCGGCGGTCAGCCGGTCGACGCGTACGCGGGACCGGCCGAGGAAGCGCCCGTGCGTGCCTGGATCACCGGGTTGCTGGACACGCTCCGCGAACGGCTGCCGGGGATCCGAGCGGCCGAAGCGGCCGCCGGGGTCGAACCGGGGCCGACCGAGCCCGAGGAGGATCCGCGGTTCGTCGCGGCCGAGGACGCCCTGATGGCCGGCGAGTACGACACGGCCAGGACCGAGCTGGAGCAGATCCTGGCCGCCGAACCGGGGAACGAGCGGGCAACGGCCGCGCTGGCCCAGGCGCTGTTCCTGGCCAGGACCGACGCACTCGGCCCTGACACGATCGAAGCGGCCGATGCGGCCCCCGAGGACGTGGCGCTGCAGTGCGACGCCGCGGATCTCCAGCTG is from Nakamurella sp. PAMC28650 and encodes:
- the mce gene encoding methylmalonyl-CoA epimerase, which codes for MNIPTASSLLDDESIVCVDHVGIAVPDLEAAIAFHTSVLGGSVSHREINTDQGVEEAMISYGTGAQIQLLAPLDAASTIAKFIDRNGPGLQQLAYRVTDVEAVSARLRRAGLRLLFAEPRRGTAGSRINFVHPKDTGGVLVELVEPATAVPE
- a CDS encoding acetyl-CoA C-acetyltransferase, encoding MGSTVIIAGARTPMGRLSGALAGATAVQLGGVAIAGALQRSGVPAADVQYVIMGQVLQAGCGQIPARQAAVAGGIAMDVPALTVNKVCLSGLDAIALADQLIRAGEFDVVVAGGMESMTRAPHLLPNSRAGFKFGDVTLLDHTDFDGLRDAFTDQAMGALTEQVNDRTPLTRREQDTFAARSHQRAAAAVTAGLFAQEIVPVTIAGRRGDVVVDTDEGIRPETTVEVLAKLRPAFRGDGSITAGSASPISDGAAAVVVVRKEWAQSRGLTWIAEIEAHGVVAGPDSSLQLQPANAIRAACAKAGIGTDELDLIEINEAFAAVGIASSRDLQISEERVNVNGGAIALGHPIGASGARLVLHLAMELGRRGGGIGAAALCGGGGQGDALVISVPRHG
- a CDS encoding MarR family winged helix-turn-helix transcriptional regulator produces the protein MTSNAPTRALPFDPIAKAAQTWAERIGPNGAMSAVTNIMRVQQILQASVDEALKPHGLTFARYEALVLLSFSRRGSLPMRMMGERLQLHPTSITNIVDRLEADGLARRLPHPSDRRTTLVELTETGRTRLTAATEAVTRANFGLFGLTDDESAQLSRLLTEVRRSAGDFA
- a CDS encoding exonuclease domain-containing protein, which gives rise to MTSTDPFAHGPAWHTGTLVGFDLETTGVDTTTDRVVTAAVVYVAPTGEVVRSRHWLLDPGVPIPAAASAVHGVSTQEARGSGMSAGRGVSEIIDELEGAWRSGLPVVIFNAPYDLTLLDAEAARHRLPRLATRPWWPDATVVDPLVIDRGVDRYRKGKRTLGATAEFYRAEARDAHSALGDAAAAVAVARAMAAGHELIARADAPTLHSAQVGWHHDWAVHLQAYLCSRGKLGTVIDKAWPMREPVVGRHRAPEPVARPAVAGGRHRDTRAA
- a CDS encoding tetratricopeptide repeat protein, which encodes MTRPDRRQQAALSTAFAGAIDLSALKNKPAPGGAPAAPAKPLSKYNIDVNEASFGEVVQASTEVMVVFDLWSSRSTLSASLSAVFNDVVDTGHGAWVLARVDVDANPRVAQAFQAREIPTIIAVAGGQPVDAYAGPAEEAPVRAWITGLLDTLRERLPGIRAAEAAAGVEPGPTEPEEDPRFVAAEDALMAGEYDTARTELEQILAAEPGNERATAALAQALFLARTDALGPDTIEAADAAPEDVALQCDAADLQLAGGEVEAAFDRMVGAVKRSAGDDRTTAREHLIELFGLFATDDELVKVARRKLAAALY